The following DNA comes from Verrucomicrobiia bacterium.
CTCCATCCCAGCGCACGGCATGATCCGCAGCCTGTTCGCGCTTCCGTTGCTCTTGCTGAGCCACGTGTTCTATGGGATCGGATTCTGGCGTGGATTGTTCACGGACTTAAAACGCGATGCCGCCGATCGTCCACAAGTTCCCGTGATGCTTGAAACCGTGGCGCGATAGGCGTTGCAGATTCAATCCGTCATTCGGCTTTGGCCGGCGACGGCATCAATACCATTCGGCTCACAACGGGAAAGTGGTCACTTGGCCATTTGCCATCGGGACGTGTTGTGACGATCTCAGTCGAATCGACGCGAACATTGCCGCGGGTGAGAATCCAGTCGATCCGTGCGCCATTCGTGCGGATGGCTTGAAAACCGTTGAACGTCGCAATGCCTTCGCCGATGCGTTTGGCGGCTTCTGTCCAAGTGTCCTTGAGGAAACCCTCCCCCGTGAGCGCGTCGTAGACAGGGTTTGACTCAGCGTTGGTATTGAAATCCCCAACCAGGAGAACAAACGGGGAATTCACCTTGCCCAGCCGTTCGCGGATGAGTTGTGCGCTGCGGACGCGGGCGACCGGCACCTCATGGTCGAAATGCGTGTTTACAAAGTCGAAGGTGATTCCCGTTTGCCGGTCTCGAAATGCGACCGACGTCACCATGCGGCGGGTTCGGTTGCCCCATGAAGTGGACGCGGGCACTTCGGGTGTGTCGGACAGCCAGTAATGATTCGTCGACAACGGCTGAAGCCGGTTGGTGCGATAGAACACGGCCATGAACTCTCCGTTCATGCCGCCGTCGCGGCCCGCGCCAATCCAATGATATTGCGGTAATGCTTCGGCAATATCGTTCAGCTGAGGCAGGAGCCCTTCCTGCGTGCCCATGACGTCAGGATTCATGGCGCGAATGACATCGCACACCAGCGGCCGCCGCTCAGGCCAGGCGTTAGCGCCGGTGGGGCTTGCGTAGCGGATGTTGTAGGTGGCGACGCAGAGTTCGTTGGTTGGGCTTTCCGCTGCGTTCGCAGCGATGCACGACAGCAAACACGCGCTCCATGCAAGGGAGATTTGTTGAATGAATCGTTTCATAGTTGTTGGATCATACATTGCGGCGTTGGCGGCTGGCTTCATAGAGAAAAACCGCGGCTGCGGCGTTGACGTTCAAGGAATCGACGTTGGGCGGCATTGGAATCGCCACGCAGCTGTCGCAGATCTTCAGCACCTCGGGCGACAGCCCGCTGCCTTCGCTGCCGAAGACGAGGCAGCAATCGCCCGCGAACTGCGCATCCCAAAGCAAAGAGCCCGACACGTGCGGATGAGCGCCGATGACGCGAACGCCTTCCCGTCGAAGTGTCTGCAGGCTGTCGACGAGGTTGCGGCTTTCGATGATGGGAAGGTGAAAGATGGCACCCATGGAGTTGCGAACGGCGCGGCGGAGGTAGGGACTGGACGAATTCTCGCCGACCAGCAGCGCGTGGGCATTGAACGCGGCGCAGTTGCGCACAATCGTTCCCACGTTCTCCGCGCTGGTGAGTCCGTCAATCGCCACCCACAAACGCGGTGCAGCGGTTCGATCCAGCACATCGCTGAGGCTGGCGCGCTCCGGGATTTTTCCAACGGCCAGAACTCCCTGGAACATTGGGAAACCCACCAGTTGCTCCAGCACCTGCATTTCCGTGACGAATACCTGGAGGTCCTTTTCCGGCCTGGCCCGAACCAATGGTTCGTAATCGGCGACCCATTTTTGCGGCAGGAGCAACGAGACCACCTCGAATCCGCTCTCAAGCAACCGCCGCACGACCTTTTCACCTTCGGCCACAAAGATTCCGCGGTCGCAATGCTCCTGTGGACGCCGCATTGTGCGATAAGGTTCCAGTTCGGGGAGCTCGAGCGAGTCGATGGTGCGAACCGTAAACATGCCGGGCCGTGTGCCCCTTCAAAGGCTGAGCGTGGGGCAGGGAGTGTCCTGGCTGGCGACGGTTGTCGGAAGGTGGCTTGCGCCGATCTGTTCCAGCCGTTGCATCACGGCGGCATGCGCCAGGGCTGGCTTGTTGCATTCGCGGCTTAAATGACCAAGGAACAGATGCTGCAGGTTCGCGGACATCACGTCTGCGATCGCATCCGCTGCCGCCGCATTCGACAGATGCCCGTGTCTTCCAAGAATCCGCTGCTTCAGGCTCCAGGGCCGATGAGGGCAATCCTGCAGCAGCTTGACGTCGTGATTTGCTTCCAGCACGAGAACGTTTGCCGTGCGGACCCGTTCCGTCACCAGCTTCGTCATGTGGCCGAGATCCGTAAGGAACGCAACGCTCGCGCTCCCCGCCCGCAGCACATAGCCCACGGGATCCTGCGCGTCGTGGGGGATCGAAAAAGTCTCCACGTGGACATCGCCGAGGTCGAAGGATCCGCCTGTCGCAAAAAGGCGGCAATCAATCTTCACGTTGAACTGGAAACGAATGGCGTCGTGCGTGGCGCGATTGCAATACACGGGGATGTTTAACTTGTGCGCGAGAACTCCAAGGCCGTGGATATGATCGATGTGCTCGTGGGTGACGAGGATCCCGGTGAGATTCTCGGGCGTGCGGCCTATGGAGGCGAGGCGCTGTCGGATCTGCTTGGCGCTGAATCCGCAGTCGATCAGCACACGCGTTTCGGGTGTTTCCAGATACGCGCAATTTCCGGCCGAACCGCTGCCGAGAATGGTGAATTGCACAGGCACGGTTGACGTTATTCACCGCGTGAAATCGGGGCAATCAATTTCGCCAAAACGCGAGCGGCTACTCAGTTTGGGGTCGTCACCCTATTTGTGCGGCAACATCGTCCTGTTAGAACACTCGCAACAAACCTATGAGAAAAATCTCCGTGCTACTCGTTGATGATCACACTGTTGTTCGCCAGGGCCTCAAGGCTCTGCTCCGCCCTGAAGAGGATATTGAGGTAATTGGCGAAGCTGAAAATGGCCGCGTCGCTGTCCAGATGGTCCGCAAGACCCCGCCGGACGTTGTCGTCATGGATGTCGCGATGCCGCTGCTGAATGGACTCGAGGCAACCCGTCAGATTCTGAAGGCGGTGCCTTCCACGAAGGTTCTGGTTTTGACATCCTACAGCGATGACGATTGTGTGCAGCAGATGACGGAGGCTGGAGTTTCCGGTTACCTGTTGAAACAGACCGCGGCGAACGACCTGCTGAAGGCGATCCGCGAAGTCCAGAAGGGCAACGCCTTTTTCAGCCCGACGATCGCCAAGCGCCTGCGCGACCAATGCCGCGAAGCCTTTGCAAACGGCCAGCCTGTGAAGAAGAGCATTGAGCTCACCTCGCGCGAGGCGGAAGTTCTGCAACTGATTGCCGAGGGATTTTCCAACAAGCAGATTGCCGCCGAGCTCTGCATCAGCATCAAGACTGTTGAAAAGCATCGGCAGCAAGTCATGAACAAGTTGAACATTCATGATGTGGCCGGATTGACCCGGTATGCCTTGTCCAAGGGACTGGTCGATCGCGGTGTGCCGGCTGGCGTTCTTGCCTGAGCGGGGATATCCTGAACTTTGCGAAAAGCGCGTCCGCAGCCGGGCGCGCTTTTTCGTGTCAAGATGCGGTTCTCCTGGCCTTTTCTTTAGGAAAATATGCAGGGAAAAGCGAAAGCCGTGCCAATTGATGCTTGTGCTTTATTGGCAGGCCTTTAGATTACCGGCCATACATGGCACAGGGCTTACAACTGTCGCAAAGATTGACGCAGTCGCTGGTGCTGGCGCCGCAGCTCCAGCAGTCGCTTGCGCTGCTTCAAGCGCCGACCCTGGAACTCAAGGCTTTGGTTGAGCAGGAGCTTCAGCAGAATCCGGTTCTTGAGGAGATTGCTGATACGGACATGGATATGCAGGAGCGGGAACGGGAGAGCGACGCCGCAGCTGAAGCCGCGGATCCCAGCGAGCCGCCTGCAGACTTGAATTTTGATCCCGCGACGGAACAGCCCTCCAGCGAGCCTGTCGACGACTTCCA
Coding sequences within:
- a CDS encoding response regulator transcription factor, producing MRKISVLLVDDHTVVRQGLKALLRPEEDIEVIGEAENGRVAVQMVRKTPPDVVVMDVAMPLLNGLEATRQILKAVPSTKVLVLTSYSDDDCVQQMTEAGVSGYLLKQTAANDLLKAIREVQKGNAFFSPTIAKRLRDQCREAFANGQPVKKSIELTSREAEVLQLIAEGFSNKQIAAELCISIKTVEKHRQQVMNKLNIHDVAGLTRYALSKGLVDRGVPAGVLA
- a CDS encoding endonuclease/exonuclease/phosphatase family protein, encoding MKRFIQQISLAWSACLLSCIAANAAESPTNELCVATYNIRYASPTGANAWPERRPLVCDVIRAMNPDVMGTQEGLLPQLNDIAEALPQYHWIGAGRDGGMNGEFMAVFYRTNRLQPLSTNHYWLSDTPEVPASTSWGNRTRRMVTSVAFRDRQTGITFDFVNTHFDHEVPVARVRSAQLIRERLGKVNSPFVLLVGDFNTNAESNPVYDALTGEGFLKDTWTEAAKRIGEGIATFNGFQAIRTNGARIDWILTRGNVRVDSTEIVTTRPDGKWPSDHFPVVSRMVLMPSPAKAE
- a CDS encoding MBL fold metallo-hydrolase, producing the protein MQFTILGSGSAGNCAYLETPETRVLIDCGFSAKQIRQRLASIGRTPENLTGILVTHEHIDHIHGLGVLAHKLNIPVYCNRATHDAIRFQFNVKIDCRLFATGGSFDLGDVHVETFSIPHDAQDPVGYVLRAGSASVAFLTDLGHMTKLVTERVRTANVLVLEANHDVKLLQDCPHRPWSLKQRILGRHGHLSNAAAADAIADVMSANLQHLFLGHLSRECNKPALAHAAVMQRLEQIGASHLPTTVASQDTPCPTLSL
- a CDS encoding RNA methyltransferase; its protein translation is MFTVRTIDSLELPELEPYRTMRRPQEHCDRGIFVAEGEKVVRRLLESGFEVVSLLLPQKWVADYEPLVRARPEKDLQVFVTEMQVLEQLVGFPMFQGVLAVGKIPERASLSDVLDRTAAPRLWVAIDGLTSAENVGTIVRNCAAFNAHALLVGENSSSPYLRRAVRNSMGAIFHLPIIESRNLVDSLQTLRREGVRVIGAHPHVSGSLLWDAQFAGDCCLVFGSEGSGLSPEVLKICDSCVAIPMPPNVDSLNVNAAAAVFLYEASRQRRNV